The proteins below are encoded in one region of Micromonospora sp. DSM 45708:
- a CDS encoding response regulator transcription factor: MRVLVVEDERNLADAIARGLRKRGMAVDVAYDGDAGHEAAFVTRYDVVILDRDLPGVHGDRICADLAASGALTRVLMLTASGTVADRVEGLQLGADDYLAKPFAFDELVARVQALGRRATPAAPPVLAVADLELDPARRVVTRGGVPLDLTNKEFGVLAELLRARGAVVSSEELLERVWDANTDPFTTIVRVTVMTLRKKLGDPPLIDTVVGAGYRIERSR, from the coding sequence GGTCGAGGACGAGCGCAACCTCGCCGACGCGATCGCACGCGGGCTGCGCAAGCGCGGGATGGCGGTGGACGTCGCGTACGACGGCGACGCCGGGCACGAGGCGGCGTTCGTCACCCGCTACGACGTGGTGATCCTGGACCGGGACCTGCCCGGCGTGCACGGCGACCGGATCTGCGCCGACCTGGCCGCGTCCGGCGCGCTGACCCGGGTGCTCATGCTGACCGCGAGCGGGACCGTCGCCGACCGGGTCGAGGGGTTGCAGCTCGGCGCCGACGACTACCTGGCGAAGCCGTTCGCCTTCGACGAACTGGTCGCCCGGGTGCAGGCGTTGGGCCGGCGGGCCACCCCGGCCGCACCGCCGGTGCTGGCGGTGGCCGACCTGGAACTCGACCCGGCCCGCCGGGTGGTGACCCGGGGCGGCGTGCCGCTCGACCTGACCAACAAGGAGTTCGGCGTGCTCGCCGAGCTGCTCCGGGCCCGCGGCGCGGTGGTGTCCAGCGAGGAGCTGCTGGAACGGGTCTGGGACGCCAACACCGACCCGTTCACCACCATCGTCCGGGTCACCGTGATGACGCTGCGCAAGAAGCTCGGCGACCCACCGCTGATCGACACCGTGGTCGGCGCGGGCTACCGGATCGAGCGCTCGCGATGA
- a CDS encoding sensor histidine kinase, producing MIGGTVRPTLRLRLTLLNGVLLVGAGAILVLLAWLLVRDALRPTDELLPGTTVVLTDGRTLDAGQWQRQLVDAASRELLFKGLLALLAISVVGVAGAYLVAGRALRPLHQVTATARRLGETTLDERIGWSGADDEVAELAETFDAMLDRITAAFEAQKRFVANASHELRTPLAVMRTEIDVTLSDDDADLAEYRRMAGVVREASERANGLVDALLVLARSEAQTGRRLARRAECDLAVGTANALSAVAREVERIGLKVHTSLRPAPVVGDPGLLDRLAGNLVENAVRYNHLHGRMWVRTGTDGQRSWLVVGNTGFEVAPAEVPGLFEPFRRGGQERTGARGSGLGLSIVRAVCDAHGGTVKAVPQPGGGLEVTVTLPSADPPSAT from the coding sequence ATGATCGGGGGAACGGTCCGGCCGACGCTGCGGCTGCGGCTCACGCTGCTCAACGGCGTGCTCCTGGTCGGCGCCGGGGCGATCCTGGTGCTGCTGGCCTGGCTGCTGGTCCGCGACGCGCTGCGCCCCACCGACGAGCTGCTGCCCGGCACCACCGTGGTGCTCACCGACGGCCGCACGCTCGACGCCGGGCAGTGGCAGCGGCAACTGGTCGACGCCGCGTCCCGGGAGCTGCTGTTCAAGGGCCTGCTGGCGCTGCTGGCGATCAGCGTCGTCGGGGTGGCCGGGGCGTACCTGGTGGCCGGCCGCGCGCTGCGCCCGCTGCACCAGGTCACCGCCACCGCCCGCCGGCTCGGCGAGACCACACTCGACGAACGGATCGGCTGGTCCGGCGCGGACGACGAGGTGGCCGAGCTGGCCGAGACGTTCGACGCCATGCTGGACCGGATCACCGCCGCGTTCGAGGCGCAGAAGCGGTTCGTCGCGAACGCCTCGCACGAGCTGCGGACACCGCTGGCGGTGATGCGTACCGAGATCGACGTGACGCTCAGCGACGACGACGCCGACCTGGCCGAGTACCGGCGGATGGCCGGCGTGGTGCGGGAAGCGTCCGAACGGGCCAACGGCCTGGTGGACGCGCTGCTGGTGCTGGCCCGCAGCGAGGCGCAGACCGGCCGGCGGTTGGCCCGCCGCGCCGAGTGCGACCTCGCCGTGGGCACCGCCAACGCGCTCTCCGCGGTGGCCCGCGAGGTGGAGCGGATCGGGCTGAAGGTGCACACCTCGCTGCGCCCCGCGCCGGTGGTCGGTGACCCGGGGCTGCTCGACCGGTTGGCCGGCAACCTGGTGGAGAACGCGGTCCGCTACAACCACCTGCACGGCCGGATGTGGGTGCGTACCGGCACCGACGGGCAGCGGTCCTGGCTGGTGGTGGGGAACACCGGCTTCGAGGTCGCCCCGGCCGAGGTGCCCGGCCTGTTCGAGCCGTTCCGGCGCGGCGGGCAGGAACGCACCGGGGCGCGCGGCTCCGGCCTCGGCCTGTCCATCGTCCGGGCGGTCTGCGACGCGCACGGCGGCACCGTGAAGGCGGTCCCGCAGCCCGGCGGCGGCCTGGAGGTGACCGTCACGCTTCCGTCGGCCGACCCGCCGTCGGCCACCTGA
- a CDS encoding VOC family protein produces the protein MTARIHCVTVESDDPYALAGWWGRVLDRERHDDDHPGDPEAVLVAPDGHGPDLLFVEVGERHGKGAFHLDLQPAEGTRDTEVVRLRALGATFVADRRRPDGTGWVVLADPEGNEFCVCRSAAERAASA, from the coding sequence GTGACTGCACGGATCCACTGTGTGACCGTCGAATCCGACGACCCGTACGCCCTGGCCGGATGGTGGGGCCGCGTGCTCGACCGCGAGCGGCACGACGACGACCACCCGGGCGACCCGGAGGCCGTCCTCGTCGCACCCGACGGGCACGGCCCCGACCTGCTCTTCGTCGAGGTGGGCGAGCGCCACGGCAAGGGCGCGTTCCACCTCGACCTCCAGCCGGCCGAGGGCACCCGGGACACCGAGGTCGTCCGGCTGCGCGCACTCGGCGCGACGTTCGTCGCCGACCGGCGTCGGCCGGACGGCACCGGCTGGGTGGTGCTCGCCGACCCGGAGGGCAACGAGTTCTGTGTCTGCCGCTCGGCGGCGGAACGCGCCGCGTCGGCCTGA
- a CDS encoding malectin domain-containing carbohydrate-binding protein, with the protein MTHPSASRRRALAALAAVALTAAGLAPAAPAGAAPDHTTVVKAVPATASPNIQDGTVDAIHDAGTKIIVAGSFTRVQNRGVTVDITRNYLLAFDKATGVVDTAFAPSVDNEVYAVVAGPTAGTVFVAGKFNTVNGVTRRKVALLDVATGALVTSFAPPAFNGLVNDIALAGNRLLVGGIFTTAGNPNPRGGLASLNATTGAVDSYLTTALTEHHNYDGVSGSNAGVGVEKMALSPDGTRLVVIGNFKKADGVLHDQIVQLDLGATAATVAAWNTSRYTPRCAWWAFDSYMRDVAYAPDSSYFVVVTTGAPNGGTLCDAAARFEAGTTATDAQPTWIDYTGGDTFLSVAVSEQAVYVGGHFRWLNNSAGGDNARAGAVGRPSIAALDPRTGLPLSWNPGRHPRGIGASEMLVTPSGLWVGGDTSWIGNFQYRRERIAFFPLAGGTAPHPTTEPTLPGAVYQAGVPKPTNVLYRVNAGGPLVVATDDGPDWAADDSGNPSPYHNSGSSAAGFAAVGALDATVPAGTPAALYSDERYDPAGAPEMTWQFPVPTGTEVRVRLYLANRYDGTAAAGSRVFDVALEGATVLDDLDLSAAVGHNVGTMREFIVVSDGTVDLEFRHVVENPLVDGIEIVKTGAPPAGTGDEVQARSYDGTTTVGAPSPVANPDGTAWSTARGAFWVGGTLFYGMDGALWRRTFDGTTFGAPALVDPYHDAYWDTVETDSGPAGQTYAGVTTGFYAEIPNVTGMFHSGGRLYYTLAGQSGLFWRWFTPDSGAVGADRFTVAGSGGLADAGAVFVAGGTLYKVNRATGDLSATDWLNGAPGATFTVRSGPAVDGVDWRAKAVFPGP; encoded by the coding sequence GTGACCCACCCCTCGGCCTCGCGCCGCCGCGCCCTCGCGGCCCTCGCCGCCGTCGCGTTGACCGCGGCCGGCCTGGCCCCGGCCGCCCCCGCCGGCGCCGCGCCCGACCACACCACCGTGGTCAAGGCCGTCCCCGCCACCGCCTCGCCGAACATCCAGGACGGCACCGTCGACGCGATCCACGACGCCGGCACGAAGATCATCGTGGCCGGCTCGTTCACCCGGGTGCAGAACCGCGGGGTCACCGTCGACATCACCCGCAACTACCTGCTCGCCTTCGACAAGGCCACCGGTGTCGTCGACACCGCGTTCGCGCCGTCGGTCGACAACGAGGTGTACGCGGTCGTCGCCGGCCCGACCGCCGGCACGGTCTTCGTCGCCGGCAAGTTCAACACCGTCAACGGGGTGACCCGGCGCAAGGTGGCGCTGCTCGACGTCGCCACCGGCGCGCTGGTCACCAGCTTCGCTCCGCCGGCGTTCAACGGGCTGGTCAACGACATCGCGCTGGCCGGCAACCGGCTGCTGGTCGGCGGCATCTTCACCACCGCCGGCAACCCCAACCCGCGCGGCGGGCTGGCCTCGCTCAACGCCACCACCGGCGCGGTGGACAGCTACCTGACCACCGCGCTGACCGAGCACCACAACTACGACGGGGTCAGCGGCTCCAACGCCGGCGTCGGGGTGGAGAAGATGGCGCTCTCCCCGGACGGCACGAGGCTCGTGGTGATCGGCAACTTCAAGAAGGCCGACGGGGTGCTGCACGACCAGATCGTCCAGCTCGACCTGGGCGCCACCGCCGCCACCGTGGCCGCCTGGAACACCAGCCGCTACACGCCGCGCTGCGCGTGGTGGGCGTTCGACTCGTACATGCGGGACGTCGCGTACGCGCCGGACAGCAGCTACTTCGTGGTGGTCACCACCGGCGCGCCGAACGGCGGCACGCTCTGCGACGCCGCGGCCCGCTTCGAGGCCGGCACGACCGCCACCGACGCGCAGCCCACCTGGATCGACTACACCGGCGGCGACACGTTCCTCTCGGTCGCGGTCAGCGAGCAGGCCGTCTACGTGGGCGGCCACTTCCGCTGGCTGAACAACAGCGCCGGCGGCGACAACGCCCGGGCCGGCGCGGTCGGCCGGCCCAGCATCGCCGCGCTCGACCCGCGTACCGGCCTGCCGCTGTCCTGGAACCCGGGCCGCCACCCGCGCGGCATCGGGGCCTCCGAGATGCTCGTCACCCCGAGCGGGCTGTGGGTCGGCGGCGACACCTCGTGGATCGGCAACTTCCAGTACCGCCGGGAGCGGATCGCGTTCTTCCCGCTGGCCGGCGGCACGGCCCCGCACCCGACCACCGAGCCCACCCTGCCCGGCGCCGTCTACCAGGCCGGCGTGCCGAAGCCCACCAACGTGCTGTACCGGGTCAACGCCGGCGGGCCGCTGGTCGTCGCCACCGACGACGGGCCGGACTGGGCCGCCGACGACAGCGGCAACCCCAGCCCGTACCACAACAGCGGCAGCTCCGCCGCCGGCTTCGCCGCGGTGGGCGCGCTGGACGCGACCGTGCCGGCCGGCACGCCGGCCGCCCTCTACAGCGACGAACGGTACGACCCGGCCGGCGCGCCGGAGATGACCTGGCAGTTCCCGGTGCCCACCGGGACCGAGGTGCGGGTCCGGCTCTACCTGGCCAACCGGTACGACGGCACCGCCGCCGCCGGCTCCCGCGTCTTCGACGTGGCGCTGGAGGGCGCCACCGTCCTCGACGACCTCGACCTGTCCGCCGCCGTCGGGCACAACGTGGGCACCATGCGCGAGTTCATCGTGGTCAGCGACGGCACCGTCGACCTGGAGTTCCGTCACGTGGTGGAGAACCCGCTGGTCGACGGCATCGAGATCGTGAAGACCGGCGCACCGCCGGCCGGCACCGGCGACGAGGTGCAGGCCCGCTCGTACGACGGGACGACCACGGTCGGCGCGCCGAGCCCGGTGGCGAACCCGGACGGCACCGCCTGGTCCACCGCGCGGGGCGCGTTCTGGGTCGGCGGCACGCTCTTCTACGGGATGGACGGCGCGCTGTGGCGGCGCACGTTCGACGGGACCACGTTCGGCGCCCCGGCGCTTGTCGACCCCTACCACGACGCCTACTGGGACACGGTGGAGACCGACTCCGGTCCGGCCGGCCAGACGTACGCCGGGGTGACCACCGGCTTCTACGCCGAGATCCCCAACGTGACCGGCATGTTCCACTCCGGTGGTCGGCTCTACTACACGCTCGCCGGGCAGAGCGGCCTGTTCTGGCGCTGGTTCACCCCGGACAGCGGTGCGGTCGGCGCGGACCGGTTCACGGTGGCCGGCTCGGGCGGGCTCGCCGACGCGGGCGCGGTGTTCGTGGCCGGCGGCACGCTCTACAAGGTCAACCGGGCCACCGGTGACCTGTCGGCCACCGACTGGCTCAACGGCGCGCCCGGTGCCACGTTCACGGTGCGCAGCGGCCCGGCGGTCGACGGCGTCGACTGGCGGGCGAAGGCGGTGTTCCCCGGCCCGTGA